The following proteins come from a genomic window of Sorghum bicolor cultivar BTx623 unplaced genomic scaffold, Sorghum_bicolor_NCBIv3 super_455, whole genome shotgun sequence:
- the LOC110431548 gene encoding leucine-rich repeat-containing protein 59-like has protein sequence MCFFGDPCKVEISEDEETYRQRYWMCSNFAWEPTPKQRRSNFITPPPLCDFEQWIDTEVKESDKRLLQGLKEWDAERAEILEKRRREEAQKREHKEEEERRRVAAAREEREKKLERVRRAKAAIDENPDAQRKGKWPRCTQ, from the exons ATGTGCTTTTTTGGTGATCCTTGCAAGGTAGAAATTTCGGAAGACGAGGAAACCTATCGGCAGAGGTATTGGATGTGTTCAAATTTTGCCTGGGAGCCTACGCCCAAACAACGCCGCAGTAACTTTATT ACCCCTCCACCATTGTGTGATTTTGAGCAGTGGATCGACACTGAGGTTAAGGAGTCCGACAAGCGGCTTCTACAAGGCCTAAAGGAGTGGGATGCAGAGCGTGCAGAGATATTAGAGAAGAGACGTAGAGAGGAGGCTCAAAAGAGGGAGcacaaggaagaggaggaaagaAGACGTGTTGCTGCGGCTCGGGAGGAGAGGGAAAAGAAGCTTGAGCGTGTGCGCCGAGCGAAGGCAGCTATTGATGAGAATCCAGATGCCCAGAGGAAGGGAAAGTGGCCTCGTTGCACTCAGTAG